The DNA window CATGGGGCCATCAACATGCTCGGCCTGGCGAAGCGCATCAAGGCCAAAATCCTCCAGGCCTCGACCTCCGAGGTCTACGGCGACCCCGTCGAGCATCCCCAACGCGAAAGTTACTGGGGCAACGTCAACCCCATCGGACCCCGGGCCTGCTACGACGAGGGCAAGCGTTGCGCCGAGACCCTCTTCTTCGACTACCACCGCCAGCACCGGCTGAGCATCAAGGTGGCCCGCATATTCAACACCTACGGCCCGAACATGGCCCTCAACGACGGCCGGGTGGTCTCCAACTTCATCGTCCAGGCCCTTCAGGGGAAGCCCATCACGGTCTACGGCGACGGCTCCCAGACACGCTCCTTCTGCTACGTGGACGACCTCGTGGACGGACTGGTGCGGCTGATGGGCTCGGGCGACGAATTCACGGGTCCGGTGAACCTGGGCAATCCCGGGGAGTTCACCATCCTGGAACTGGCCCGCAAGGTCATCTCGATGACCGGTTCGCGCTCGGAGGTCGTCTTCGAGCCCCTGCCCCACGACGACCCCATGCAGCGCAAGCCGGACATCGGCCTAGCCGAGGGTGTTCTGGGCTGGCGCCCGAGCGTGCCCCTGGAGCGAGGCTTGGTGAAGACAGTGGACTACTTCCGCCGAATGCTGGCCGTCTGAGAAGAAGCGGCCCGCCTCGGGTCACGATTGGGGACAGCCCCCGGCGATCAGGCTCTCCTCGATGATCCTCGCGGCCTTGGCCAAATCGTCGGCCACGTGATCCGGCGAACACTGCCCGGCGGACTCCACGGCCGCGCCGTATCCCGACCTGACCAGGATGGTTCGCGCGCCCACGGCCTGTCCCAGCTCCACGTCGCACGGCTTGTCGCCGATGACGAAGCATTCCGACGGGCGGAACCCCAGAGCCTCGGCGGCCTGCTCGATGAGCCCGGGCAGCGGTTTGCGGCAGTCGCAACGGTCTTCGGGGGTATGCGGGCAGAAGAAGATCCCCTCGATCTCCACGCCCTCGGCCAGGAGAAGTTCCAGCATGCGGCCGTGGATGCGCTGGAGCGTCTCCAGACTGAACATGCCCCGGCCCACGCCGGACTGGTTGGTGATCACGGCCAGCTTGCACCCGGCCCGGCGGAGACGCAGAAGACCCTCGGCCGCGCGGGGCAGAAGCTCCACCTGCGCGGGATCGGAGAGGTAATGCCGCTCGACGATGATGGTGCCGTCACGGTCCAGAAGGACCACGGGCGCACGTTCCATGGGTGTCTCTCCTTTCGGTATTTCCCGCTCCGGGAAGCGGTTCCGGGATGCCATACCCGCCAAAACCGATCAGATCAACAAAAACCGGCTGCGGCGTGGGCCGCTCCATTCTTTCACTGCCGACACAATACACTGTAATCTAATAGCATTGGTTCACTCATCAAGGAATCCCAACGCAGCCCAATAGTGCTCGGCGAAAACCCCGCGGCGATAGAGCCGCTCGACCTTTTCCCGGGCTTGGCGGGCCATGTCCGCGCGCAGGCCGGGGTCGTCGGCCAGGCGCAACACGTACTCGGCCCACTGCTCGGGGCGCTCCACCAGAAAGCCGTCCCGGCCGTGCTCCACAATCTCCAGGTTGACCCCGACGGCCGAGGCCACGGGCACCACGCCGCAGGCCATGCAGCGGAGAAGCCGGAAGCCGCACTTGCCCCGCCGGTACTCGTCGGCGTCCAGGGGGTGAAGCCCGATGTCCATCTCCCGGAGCAGGGCCACCTCGTCCTCCGGTGACCAGGCGACAAGGTCGGCCAAGGTTCTGCACTTCTCGGCGAAACGGCGTTCGGCCACCACGTTCAGGCGCAGACGCTCGGAATGCGGCTCCAGGCTCTTCAAGACTTCGCCCAGGGCGGAAAGCTCCCAGGCCGCGCCCATCCAGCCCACCAGGGGGCGGCCGTCGGCCGGGGCCGGCCGGGACGCGGGCGGAGTGTAGACCTCGGTGTCGATGGGCGTCGGAGCCACGACAACTTCCGGCCGCAACTTACGCGCCTCCCCGGCCAGATGCGCACTGGCGGCCAGGACCACGTCCACCGCCGGGATCATCCGGGCGAAACGCTTGCGGGCCTTGCGCAGGCGGCGCGTCGAGGCCGGGCTGGGGCTCTCGCCGGGATGTGCGGCCCAGAGGGCGTCGTCGTAATCGAAGGCCAGCCGGTCGCAACGCTTGCGGAGCACGGCAAGTTCGAGAGTCGAGAAGAGCTTCTTCTGTACGACCACGACCGTACTTCGGGGCAGGCGGGCGAGCCAGAACAGTCGGCGGAGGAAAAATTTCGGGACAGGCCGCCAGTCCACGGCGAGGCCTCGGGCGGAGCCGTCGGCCACCAGCGGCAGGACGCGGAAGCGGACGCTGGGGAGCGTCTCGCCCGATTGGGTCAGAAACAGGATGTCCAGGGTCATAGGGTGCCGGCGCTCAGGCGCCTTGTTGACTTTTCCCCCGCAGGCATTCGTCGGTCAGGGCCAGATAGGGGTCCAGGCCGCAGGCCACGTCGTCGGGCCAGACGAACTCCCCGGGACGGGGCTCCCCAGCCACCCGCTCCAGCAGGCGGGCCAGGGCGGCGTGATCGCCGGGGTCATCGAAAACCTTGTCGGACGGCAAAAAGGCCGCGCTGCCGTTGAAACGGCTGGAAACCGTGCGGCAACCACAGGCAAGGGCCTCCAGAACGGCATTGGAGCAGGCGTCGTAATAGGTGGCCAGGCAAAAGACGTCCGCGGCATTGTAGAATCCGGGCATGTCCTCCACCCGTCCCAGGAAGCGCACCCGATCCTCCACCCCAAGTTCGCGGGCCAGTTGCAGGTAGTGTCCCGCGCCCCGGCCGCCGGCCACGCGCAAGACGAAGCGTTCCGGCAACAGGGCCAGAGCCCGCAACAGGGGAGCGATGCCCTTGAGGGCGAAATTCGTGGCCGCCGTGGCGATCACCACCTGTTCCGGCTCCAGGCCCTCGCGGGCCCGCAGCCGCGCGCGGCCCTCTTCGTCCAGGACGTGGAAACGGGAGAGATCGGGGCGGTTGTAGATGACCCGCACGTCGCTTCGGGCCAGTTCGGGGTGGGCCTCCAGCAGCCAGTCCCGCACCAGGGTCGAGACACAGACGACAACCCGCGCCGAGCGGGCCTGCCGGGCCTCGATGGCCATGGAGAGCCAGTTGGCCGGGGAGAGGCGGCGGCGGAGCATCTTCATGGTCCGGGGCCAGCCCGGCCGCCAAGCCAGCTTGGACAGACGCCAGAACACGGGCAGCGGCCCGCCGCCGATGCGCAGGATGTCCTGGGAGAGGGTCTTGCCCAGCCCGAAGACGAGATCGTAGCGGCCGCGCCGGATTGCGGCTCCTGCGGCCAGGGTGAACCAGAGGGTCTTGAGGGCCTTGAACGGACCGAAGCGGCCCACGCGGATCACGCGGACCCCTTGCGGAGCCTCGACTTCCTGGCGGGCGCAGATGAAGTCCACGGCATGGCCCGCCCCGGCCAGGGCCCCGGCCAGGCGCAGGCCGAAGCCTTCCGCCCCCCCGTAGGAGCTCATCCGAGGCATGACCACGGCCAACCGCGCGTTCGCCACGCTCATGCTCCACGCATCACGGCCCGCCGCAGGAGGGCGGGAGTTTCAGTCATCGCCAAAGCCGGTTGCCCCCGGCGGCATTGCACCGTATACAAAGACATTCCATCCGTGAGATCGAGGGACCATGCTTTTCCATACCACGGCCGCCGACCTGGACCTTTTCGTTCTTCTGAACCAGACCCTGCGCTCTCCCGCGCTGGACGTCGCGCTGCCGGTCTTTTCCTCGCGGGCGGCGCTGTTCGTCCTCATGGCCGTCTGTCTGGCATGGGCCGTGCGGCGCGCCGGGCCACGGCAGATCGCGCTCTTTCTGGTGCTCCTGGCGGGCATGGGGCTCTCCGACCTTGCCTGCGGCCAGATCAAGGACCGTGTGCTGCGAGTCCGCCCCCTGAACGCCCTTCCCGGGGCCTTCTACCAGGAAAACGGCGACTGGAAAACCCGCCCCCCGGACTTCATCCAGACCAAGGAAAACGGTTCTTCCTATCCTTCGGCCCACGCCGCCAACTCCATGACCCTGGCCGTGCTGGCCATGCTTCTCTGGCCTCGGACCCGGCCCTGGCTCGGCCTGCTGCCGCTGCTGGTGGGCTGGTCGCGGGTCTACCTTGGCAAGCACTATCCGACCGACGTGCTGGCGGGCTGGTTGCTGGGGGTCGTGGTGGCGCTCATCGTCTGGCAGGTATGGAGTCGTCTGCCCGCGCGCCTGCGCCCGCCATCCGCCGTCTAGCCCTCTCCCTCCTCCACCGCCTCGGCGACTTCGCTCCGATGGCGGCGGTACATGCTCACGCCCAGGATCGTGGCCAGCAGGAACAGGGCCACGCTGAGTCCGATCTGGGCCATGGAGCTGACGTTCACGCCGCTGCCGAAGAGCGCGAACACGGCGGTTTGCGGCAGATAGCCCAGCACCGATCCGGCGAGGAACGGCCGGACCGGGATGCTGCTCACTCCGGCCAGAAGATTGGTGACGAGGTTGCTGCCCAATGGCAGCAGCCGGATGATCAGGGCCATGCGCAACG is part of the Desulfovibrio aminophilus DSM 12254 genome and encodes:
- a CDS encoding phosphatase PAP2 family protein, which gives rise to MLFHTTAADLDLFVLLNQTLRSPALDVALPVFSSRAALFVLMAVCLAWAVRRAGPRQIALFLVLLAGMGLSDLACGQIKDRVLRVRPLNALPGAFYQENGDWKTRPPDFIQTKENGSSYPSAHAANSMTLAVLAMLLWPRTRPWLGLLPLLVGWSRVYLGKHYPTDVLAGWLLGVVVALIVWQVWSRLPARLRPPSAV
- a CDS encoding UDP-glucuronic acid decarboxylase family protein; protein product: MRKRILVTGGSGFIGSHLCARLLEEGCEVLCADNFFTGRKENVVPLLHNPYFELLRHDITFPLYVEVDEIYNLACPASPIHYQFDPVQTTKTSVHGAINMLGLAKRIKAKILQASTSEVYGDPVEHPQRESYWGNVNPIGPRACYDEGKRCAETLFFDYHRQHRLSIKVARIFNTYGPNMALNDGRVVSNFIVQALQGKPITVYGDGSQTRSFCYVDDLVDGLVRLMGSGDEFTGPVNLGNPGEFTILELARKVISMTGSRSEVVFEPLPHDDPMQRKPDIGLAEGVLGWRPSVPLERGLVKTVDYFRRMLAV
- a CDS encoding glycosyltransferase family 4 protein; the encoded protein is MSVANARLAVVMPRMSSYGGAEGFGLRLAGALAGAGHAVDFICARQEVEAPQGVRVIRVGRFGPFKALKTLWFTLAAGAAIRRGRYDLVFGLGKTLSQDILRIGGGPLPVFWRLSKLAWRPGWPRTMKMLRRRLSPANWLSMAIEARQARSARVVVCVSTLVRDWLLEAHPELARSDVRVIYNRPDLSRFHVLDEEGRARLRAREGLEPEQVVIATAATNFALKGIAPLLRALALLPERFVLRVAGGRGAGHYLQLARELGVEDRVRFLGRVEDMPGFYNAADVFCLATYYDACSNAVLEALACGCRTVSSRFNGSAAFLPSDKVFDDPGDHAALARLLERVAGEPRPGEFVWPDDVACGLDPYLALTDECLRGKSQQGA
- a CDS encoding glycosyltransferase family 4 protein, producing the protein MTLDILFLTQSGETLPSVRFRVLPLVADGSARGLAVDWRPVPKFFLRRLFWLARLPRSTVVVVQKKLFSTLELAVLRKRCDRLAFDYDDALWAAHPGESPSPASTRRLRKARKRFARMIPAVDVVLAASAHLAGEARKLRPEVVVAPTPIDTEVYTPPASRPAPADGRPLVGWMGAAWELSALGEVLKSLEPHSERLRLNVVAERRFAEKCRTLADLVAWSPEDEVALLREMDIGLHPLDADEYRRGKCGFRLLRCMACGVVPVASAVGVNLEIVEHGRDGFLVERPEQWAEYVLRLADDPGLRADMARQAREKVERLYRRGVFAEHYWAALGFLDE
- a CDS encoding D-glycero-alpha-D-manno-heptose-1,7-bisphosphate 7-phosphatase, whose translation is MERAPVVLLDRDGTIIVERHYLSDPAQVELLPRAAEGLLRLRRAGCKLAVITNQSGVGRGMFSLETLQRIHGRMLELLLAEGVEIEGIFFCPHTPEDRCDCRKPLPGLIEQAAEALGFRPSECFVIGDKPCDVELGQAVGARTILVRSGYGAAVESAGQCSPDHVADDLAKAARIIEESLIAGGCPQS